From one Montipora capricornis isolate CH-2021 chromosome 10, ASM3666992v2, whole genome shotgun sequence genomic stretch:
- the LOC138021485 gene encoding uncharacterized protein has protein sequence MRPILSATGTYNYKLAKWLDETLKPLSINDHTVSDIFGFVDDLQNLQVDAHSILVSYDVSSLFTNVPVDETIEILAEKAFKGDWFNTEHNLHITKADLVELLNIATKNQLFQFEGILYEQVDGVAMGSPLGPLMANAFMCSIEERLQGQGKMPDFYKRYVDDTLSIMPNVETAEAFLSTLNDSHPSINFTMELAANGTLPFLGVEIVKHMSRLETKVYKKPTDTGLLLHYQSHVDVRYKQSLLKTMLNRAFKLSSSWQLFHLECERLKETFSRLHYPVPLLQSAIRDFVTAKVSGDVRSKQTCDDKKAPVRIILPFKDQRSANSVRRQLGELSRKIGKDIHPVYTSRKIGSNIKPKESKPPIVNQQCVVYHFKCDLCDADYVGYTCRHLYQRIEEHKGSAIGKHVRDQHGRDPRDISRSFKILRKCQSKFDCLIYEMLFIKELKPTLNTQSDSIRAKLFL, from the coding sequence ATGCGTCCCATACTATCCGCAACAGGTACATATAACTACAAGCTAGCAAAATGGTTGGATGAAACGCTCAAACCTCTGTCAATCAACGACCATACCGTCAGTGATATTTTTGGCTTCGTGGACGACCTACAGAACCTCCAAGTTGATGCTCACAGCATCCTTGTCTCATACGATGTCTCTTCGCTTTTTACTAATGTACCTGTTGATGAGACAATCGAAATTCTGGCCGAAAAAGCATTTAAGGGCGACTGGTTTAACACAGAACATAATCTCCACATTACGAAAGCAGATCTAGTAGAACTGTTGAACATTGCCACGAAGAACCAATTGTTTCAGTTTGAGGGAATTTTGTATGAACAAGTGGATGGCGTCGCCATGGGCTCGCCTCTGGGACCCCTGATGGCTAACGCATTCATGTGTAGTATTGAAGAACGACTCCAAGGCCAGGGAAAAATGCCGGATTTCTACAAACGTTATGTGGACGACACGTTGAGCATAATGCCTAACGTAGAAACAGCTGAAGCATTTCTATCCACACTGAATGACAGCCATCCTTCAATTAACTTCACCATGGAACTAGCCGCAAACGGCACACTTCCCTTTCTGGGGGTGGAAATCGTGAAACACATGTCCCGCCTGGAGACAAAGGTGTATAAAAAGCCAACAGATACTGGATTATTACTACATTATCAAAGTCATGTCGATGTGCGATATAAACAGTCACTGCTAAAAACAATGCTGAATCGTGCTTTTAAGCTCTCTTCGAGCTGGCAACTGTTCCATCTAGAATGTGAACGTCTCAAGGAGACTTTCTCTCGGCTTCATTACCCAGTCCCACTCTTACAATCAGCAATCAGAGATTTTGTTACTGCAAAAGTTTCAGGGGATGTAAGATCCAAACAGACCTGTGACGATAAGAAAGCACCTGTGAGAATAATATTACCATTTAAGGACCAGAGATCAGCGAATTCTGTGCGAAGACAACTTGGAGAATTAAGTCGCAAAATCGGAAAAGATATCCATCCCGTGTACACAAGCCGAAAGATCGGATCTAACATCAagccaaaagaaagcaaaccccctattgttaaccaacaatgtgttgtttaccatttcaagtgtgatctgtgcgatgcggATTATGTCGGCTACACATGCCGACACCTGTATCAACGCATTGAAGAACATAAGGGATCTGCCATCGGGAAACACGTCAGAGATCAACATGGGAGGGACCCAAGGGACATATCTCGTAGTTTCAAGATCTTACggaagtgccagagcaaatttgactgcttaatttatgagatgctttttataaaagaactaaagccaactttgaacacgcagtctgactccatccgtgcaaagttatttttatag